One part of the Homo sapiens chromosome 19, GRCh38.p14 Primary Assembly genome encodes these proteins:
- the ZNF221 gene encoding zinc finger protein 221 isoform X1 has protein sequence MISPSLELLHSGLCKFPEVEGKMTTFKEAVTFKDVAVVFTEEELGLLDPAQRKLYRDVMLENFRNLLSVGNQPFHQDTFHFLGKEKFWKMKTTSQREGNSGGKIQIEMETVPEAGPHEEWSCQQIWEQIASDLTRSQNSIRNSSQFFKEGDVPCQIEARLSISHVQQKPYRCNECKQSFSDVSVFDLHQQSHSGEKSHTCGECGKSFCYSPALHIHQRVHMGEKCYKCDVCGKEFNQSSHLQTHQRVHTGEKPFKCGQCGKGFHSRSALNVHCKLHTGEKPYNCEECGKAFIHDSQLQEHQRIHTGEKPFKCDICGKSFRVRSRLNRHSMVHTGEKPFRCDTCGKNFRQRSALNSHSMVHIEEKPYKCEQCGKGFICRRDFCKHQMVHTGEKPYNCKECGKTFRWSSCLLNHQQVHSGQKSFKCEECGKGFYTNSRRSSHQRSHNGEKPYNCEECGKDYKRRLDLEFHQRVHTGERPYNCKECGKSFGWASCLLKHQRLHSGEKPFKCEECGKRFTQSSQLHSHQTCHTGEKLYKCEQCEKGYNSKFNLDMHQRVHGGERPYNCKECGKSFGWASCLLKHQRLHSGEKPLKSGVWEEIYSEFTASFTSVSLCGRKAI, from the exons ATGATTTCACCTTCACTTGAACTGCTTCATTCAGGACTCTGCAAATTCCCTGAAGTAGAAGGAAAAATGACCACATTCAAA GAGGCAGTGACATTCAAGGATGTGGCTGTGGTCTTCACtgaggaggagctggggctgcTGGACCCTGCCCAGAGGAAGCTGTACCGAGATGTGATGCTAGAGAACTTCAGGAACCTGCTCTCagtag GGAATCAACCATTCCACCAAGATACTTTCCACTTCTTAGGGAAGGAAAAGTTTTGGAAGATGAAGACAACAAGCCAAAGAGAAGGGAATTCAG GAGGCAAGATCCAAATTGAGATGGAGACTGTTCCAGAAGCAGGACCACATGAAGAGTGGTCCTGTCAGCAAATATGGGAACAAATTGCAAGTGACCTAACCAGGTCTCAAAACTCCATAAGGAACAGCTCTCAGTTCTTCAAAGAAGGTGATGTCCCCTGCCAGATTGAGGCAAGACTATCTATAAGTCACGTGCAACAGAAACCTTACCGTTGTAATGAATGTAAACAGTCCTTCAGTGATGTTTCTGTCTTTGATCTTCATCAACAATCACACTCAGGAGAGAAATCTCATACATGTGGTGAGTGTGGAAAAAGCTTCTGTTACAGCCCAGCCCTTCATATTCATCAGAGAGTCCATATGGGAGAAAAATGCTATaagtgtgatgtgtgtggtaaGGAATTTAATCAGAGCTCACATCTGCAAACTCATCAGAGAgtccatactggagagaaaccattcAAATGTGGGCAATGTGGGAAAGGCTTCCATAGTAGATCAGCACTTAATGTTCATTGCAAATtgcacacaggagagaaaccttataattgtgaggaatgtgggaaagccttcattCATGATTCACAGCTTCAAGAACATCAGAGAATCCATACTGGGGAGAAGCCATTCAAATGTGATATATGTGGTAAGAGCTTCCGTGTTAGATCAAGACTTAATAGGCATTCCATGGTTCACACAGGAGAAAAACCATTCAGATGTGATACATGTGGCAAGAACTTTCGTCAGAGATCAGCACTTAATAGTCATTCCATGGTCCACATAGAAGAGAAGCCATACAAATGTGAGCAATGTGGAAAAGGCTTCATTTGTAGGCGAGATTTTTGTAAGCATCAGATGgtccacacaggagagaaaccatataattgtaaagaatgtgggaagaCCTTCAGATGGTCCTCATGTCTTTTGAACCATCAGCAAGTCCACAGTGGACAAAAATCcttcaaatgtgaagaatgtgggaaGGGATTTTATACAAATTCACGACGATCTTCCCATCAGAGATCCCACAATGGAGAAAAGCCATATAACTGTGAGGAGTGTGGTAAGGACTATAAAAGGAGGTTGGATCTTGAGTTTCACCAGAGGGTCCACACGGGTGAGAGACCCTATAATTGTAAGGAATGTGGCAAGAGCTTTGGCTGGGCCTCCTGTCTTTTGAAACATCAGAGACTCCACAGTGGGGAAAAACCTTTCAAATGTGAAGAGTGTGGAAAGAGATTTACTCAGAGTTCACAACTTCATTCCCATCAGACATGCCATACTGGAGAAAAGCTATACAAATGTGAGCAGTGTGAGAAGGGGTACAACAGTAAATTTAATCTTGACATGCACCAGAGGGTCCACGGGGGAGAGCGACCCTATAATTGTAAGGAATGTGGAAAGAGCTTTGGCTGGGCTTCATGTCTTTTGAAACATCAGAGACTCCACAGTGGAGAAAAGCCATTGAAATCTGGAGTGTGGGAAGAGATCTACTCAGAATTCACAGCTTCATTTACATCAGTAAGTCTATGTGGGAGAAAAGCCATATAA
- the ZNF155 gene encoding zinc finger protein 155 isoform 1 (isoform 1 is encoded by transcript variant 1), producing the protein MTTFKEAVTFKDVAVVFTEEELGLLDPAQRKLYRDVMLENFRNLLSVGHQPFHQDTCHFLREEKFWMMGTATQREGNSGGKIQTELESVPEAGAHEEWSCQQIWEQIAKDLTRSQDSIINNSQFFENGDVPSQVEAGLPTIHTGQKPSQGGKCKQSISDVPIFDLPQQLYSEEKSYTCDECGKSICYISALHVHQRVHVGEKLFMCDVCGKEFSQSSHLQTHQRVHTGEKPFKCEQCGKGFSRRSALNVHRKLHTGEKPYICEACGKAFIHDSQLKEHKRIHTGEKPFKCDICGKTFYFRSRLKSHSMVHTGEKPFRCDTCDKSFHQRSALNRHCMVHTGEKPYRCEQCGKGFIGRLDFYKHQVVHTGEKPYNCKECGKSFRWSSCLLNHQRVHSGEKSFKCEECGKGFYTNSQLSSHQRSHSGEKPYKCEECGKGYVTKFNLDLHQRVHTGERPYNCKECGKNFSRASSILNHKRLHCQKKPFKCEDCGKRLVHRTYRKDQPRDYSGENPSKCEDCGRRYKRRLNLDILLSLFLNDT; encoded by the exons ATGACCACATTCAAG GAGGCAGTGACCTTCAAGGATGTGGCTGTGGTCTTCACtgaggaggagctggggctgcTGGACCCTGCCCAGAGGAAGCTGTACCGAgatgtgatgctggagaactTCAGGAACCTGCTCTCAGTGG GGCATCAACCGTTCCACCAAGATACTTGCCACTTCCTAAGGGAAGAAAAGTTTTGGATGATGGGGACAGCAACCCAAAGAGAAGGGAATTCAG gagGCAAGATCCAAACTGAGTTGGAGTCTGTTCCAGAAGCAGGAGCACATGAAGAGTGGTCCTGCCAGCAAATCTGGGAACAAATTGCAAAAGACTTAACCAGGTCTCAGGACTCTATCATAAATAACTCTCAGTTCTTTGAAAATGGTGATGTcccctcccaggttgaagcaggACTACCCACAATTCATACAGGACAGAAACCTTCCCAGGGTGGGAAGTGTAAACAGTCCATCAGTGATGTTCCCATCTTTGATCTTCCTCAGCAGTTATACTCAGAAGAGAAGTCTTATACATGTGATGAGTGTGGAAAAAGCATCTGTTACATCTCAGCTCTTCATGTTCATCAGAGAGTCCACGTGGGAGAGAAACTCtttatgtgtgatgtgtgtggcaAGGAATTTAGTCAAAGCTCACATCTGCAAACTCATCAGAGagtccacactggagagaaaccattcAAATGTGAGCAATGTGGGAAAGGTTTCAGTCGTAGATCAGCACTTAATGTTCATCGTAAATtacacacaggagagaaaccttacatTTGTGAGGCATGTGGGAAGGCCTTCATTCATGATTCCCAGCTTAAGGAACATAAGAGAATCCATACTGGGGAGAAACCATTCAAATGTGATATATGTGGTAAGACCTTCTATTTTAGGTCAAGACTTAAGAGCCATTCCATGGTTCACACAGGAGAAAAACCATTTAGGTGTGATACATGTGATAAGAGCTTTCATCAGAGATCAGCACTTAATAGGCATTGCATGgtccacacaggagagaaaccgTACAGATGTGAGCAGTGTGGAAAAGGCTTTATTGGTAGGCTAGATTTTTATAAGCATCAGGTGGTCCACAcaggagaaaaaccatataattgtaaagaatgtgggaagaGCTTCAGATGGTCCTCATGCCTTTTGAACCATCAGCGAGTCCACAGTGGAGAAAAAAGcttcaaatgtgaagaatgtggaaaGGGATTTTATACAAATTCACAACTGTCTTCCCATCAGAGATCCCACAGTGGTGAAAAGCCATATAAATGTGAGGAGTGTGGGAAGGGCTATGTTACTAAGTTTAATCTTGACTTGCACCAGAGGGTCCACACGGGAGAGAGACCTTATAattgtaaggaatgtgggaagaaCTTTAGCCGGGCCTCAAGTATTTTGAATCATAAGAGACTCCACTGCCAGAAAAAACCATTCAAATGTGAGGACTGTGGAAAGAGGCTTGTACACAGGACATACCGTAAAGACCAGCCGAGAGACTATAGTGGGGAAAACCCATCCAAATGTGAGGATTGTGGGAGACGCTACAAGAGGCGCTTGAATCTGGAtatacttttatcattatttctaaatgacacataa
- the ZNF155 gene encoding zinc finger protein 155 isoform X1, whose protein sequence is MIKRSKVLVFCSKIMEEAVTFKDVAVVFTEEELGLLDPAQRKLYRDVMLENFRNLLSVGHQPFHQDTCHFLREEKFWMMGTATQREGNSGGKIQTELESVPEAGAHEEWSCQQIWEQIAKDLTRSQDSIINNSQFFENGDVPSQVEAGLPTIHTGQKPSQGGKCKQSISDVPIFDLPQQLYSEEKSYTCDECGKSICYISALHVHQRVHVGEKLFMCDVCGKEFSQSSHLQTHQRVHTGEKPFKCEQCGKGFSRRSALNVHRKLHTGEKPYICEACGKAFIHDSQLKEHKRIHTGEKPFKCDICGKTFYFRSRLKSHSMVHTGEKPFRCDTCDKSFHQRSALNRHCMVHTGEKPYRCEQCGKGFIGRLDFYKHQVVHTGEKPYNCKECGKSFRWSSCLLNHQRVHSGEKSFKCEECGKGFYTNSQLSSHQRSHSGEKPYKCEECGKGYVTKFNLDLHQRVHTGERPYNCKECGKNFSRASSILNHKRLHCQKKPFKCEDCGKRLVHRTYRKDQPRDYSGENPSKCEDCGRRYKRRLNLDILLSLFLNDT, encoded by the exons ATGATAAAGAGAAGCAAAGTACTTGTATTCTGTTCAAAGATTATGGAG GAGGCAGTGACCTTCAAGGATGTGGCTGTGGTCTTCACtgaggaggagctggggctgcTGGACCCTGCCCAGAGGAAGCTGTACCGAgatgtgatgctggagaactTCAGGAACCTGCTCTCAGTGG GGCATCAACCGTTCCACCAAGATACTTGCCACTTCCTAAGGGAAGAAAAGTTTTGGATGATGGGGACAGCAACCCAAAGAGAAGGGAATTCAG gagGCAAGATCCAAACTGAGTTGGAGTCTGTTCCAGAAGCAGGAGCACATGAAGAGTGGTCCTGCCAGCAAATCTGGGAACAAATTGCAAAAGACTTAACCAGGTCTCAGGACTCTATCATAAATAACTCTCAGTTCTTTGAAAATGGTGATGTcccctcccaggttgaagcaggACTACCCACAATTCATACAGGACAGAAACCTTCCCAGGGTGGGAAGTGTAAACAGTCCATCAGTGATGTTCCCATCTTTGATCTTCCTCAGCAGTTATACTCAGAAGAGAAGTCTTATACATGTGATGAGTGTGGAAAAAGCATCTGTTACATCTCAGCTCTTCATGTTCATCAGAGAGTCCACGTGGGAGAGAAACTCtttatgtgtgatgtgtgtggcaAGGAATTTAGTCAAAGCTCACATCTGCAAACTCATCAGAGagtccacactggagagaaaccattcAAATGTGAGCAATGTGGGAAAGGTTTCAGTCGTAGATCAGCACTTAATGTTCATCGTAAATtacacacaggagagaaaccttacatTTGTGAGGCATGTGGGAAGGCCTTCATTCATGATTCCCAGCTTAAGGAACATAAGAGAATCCATACTGGGGAGAAACCATTCAAATGTGATATATGTGGTAAGACCTTCTATTTTAGGTCAAGACTTAAGAGCCATTCCATGGTTCACACAGGAGAAAAACCATTTAGGTGTGATACATGTGATAAGAGCTTTCATCAGAGATCAGCACTTAATAGGCATTGCATGgtccacacaggagagaaaccgTACAGATGTGAGCAGTGTGGAAAAGGCTTTATTGGTAGGCTAGATTTTTATAAGCATCAGGTGGTCCACAcaggagaaaaaccatataattgtaaagaatgtgggaagaGCTTCAGATGGTCCTCATGCCTTTTGAACCATCAGCGAGTCCACAGTGGAGAAAAAAGcttcaaatgtgaagaatgtggaaaGGGATTTTATACAAATTCACAACTGTCTTCCCATCAGAGATCCCACAGTGGTGAAAAGCCATATAAATGTGAGGAGTGTGGGAAGGGCTATGTTACTAAGTTTAATCTTGACTTGCACCAGAGGGTCCACACGGGAGAGAGACCTTATAattgtaaggaatgtgggaagaaCTTTAGCCGGGCCTCAAGTATTTTGAATCATAAGAGACTCCACTGCCAGAAAAAACCATTCAAATGTGAGGACTGTGGAAAGAGGCTTGTACACAGGACATACCGTAAAGACCAGCCGAGAGACTATAGTGGGGAAAACCCATCCAAATGTGAGGATTGTGGGAGACGCTACAAGAGGCGCTTGAATCTGGAtatacttttatcattatttctaaatgacacataa